A region from the Candidatus Desulfatibia profunda genome encodes:
- a CDS encoding DUF1788 domain-containing protein, producing MSSLKADFNELLERIRHGRELGHASFEPIYYLVFSPAKILDVKRQMPAWISKLKNDGWDVHLFSILDNISNILNNAPLRQIWLKADNRAPNDWKKTNLSLANTLANGSLQARLEQKLAELDGHRKAILLVTDLEALHPYMRIGAIERKLQGKFSVPTIFFYPGERTGKTRLKFLGYYPEDGNYRSVHVGG from the coding sequence ATGTCATCGCTAAAAGCTGATTTTAACGAGTTACTTGAACGTATTCGCCATGGCCGTGAACTGGGTCACGCTAGCTTTGAGCCAATCTACTATTTGGTGTTTTCACCGGCCAAAATATTAGATGTAAAGCGACAAATGCCGGCGTGGATCTCCAAACTTAAAAATGATGGATGGGATGTCCATCTATTTTCGATATTAGATAACATCTCAAACATTTTAAACAATGCACCTCTAAGACAAATATGGTTGAAGGCGGACAATCGTGCGCCAAACGATTGGAAAAAAACGAACCTTTCACTCGCAAATACACTTGCAAACGGGTCCTTGCAAGCAAGACTTGAGCAAAAACTTGCAGAGTTGGATGGTCATAGGAAGGCCATTTTACTTGTGACCGATCTTGAGGCTCTGCATCCTTATATGCGAATTGGGGCCATCGAAAGAAAGCTCCAAGGGAAATTCAGCGTTCCCACAATATTTTTCTATCCTGGCGAGCGAACAGGTAAGACCAGATTGAAATTTCTCGGATATTATCCTGAAGACGGAAACTACCGATCCGTGCACGTAGGCGGCTAA